In Rosa chinensis cultivar Old Blush chromosome 1, RchiOBHm-V2, whole genome shotgun sequence, a genomic segment contains:
- the LOC112169747 gene encoding mucin-7-like, whose product MAKLLHLPAGSASMHPVSASIAPPDLFRSSPAPCSAQLPSPSDSSSDSAPLNASSEPPLCFAAPPDPNAAPSASHLRSLCIHPLRTSLPPNLVSGTAELYDSAESPLTKTSTTARTTSAPPNWFSAEPVPRRTGAPPTPPASTSFLLRWPTPPPGCSSRSSAGKSSARGPPPASQLRSAEILRWPKTPLRLSAELHSSAQPSCSAASSPPDSSAPLAKSFR is encoded by the exons ATGGCCAAGTTGCTTCATCTACCTGCTGGGTCAGCGTCCATGCATCCGGTCTCCGCTAGCATAGCTCCGCCGGACTTGTTCCGCT CATCCCCAGCGCCTTGCTCCGCCCAACTTCCATCTCCGTCGGACTCAAGCTCGGACTCCGCTCCGCTGAACGCAAGCTCGGAACCTCCGCTCTGCTTTGCAGCTCCGCCGGACCCAAATGCAGCCCCCTCCGCTAGCCATCTTCGCTCCCTCTGCATTCATCCGCTCCGGACATCACTTCCGCCGAACTTAGTCAGCGGCACCGCTGAACTATACGACTCCGCTGAATCACCGCTGACCAAAACCTCCACCACTGCCCGGACAACCTCCGCTCCGCCGAACTGGTTCTCCGCCGAACCGGTTCCCCGCCGAACTGGTGCTCCGCCGACTCCACCAGCTTCAACTAGCTTCCTGCTCCGCTGGCCTACTCCCCCGCCAGGTTGCAGCTCCAGGTCCTCCGCCGGAAAGTCGTCCGCCAGGGGACCCCCGCCGGCATCAcagctccgctccgccgagaTTCTCCGCTGGCCCAAAACCCCGCTTCGCCTATCCGCCGAGCTTCACAGCTCCGCTCAGCCGAGCTGCTCCGCTGCAAGTTCACCGCCGGATAGCTCCGCTCCGCTAGCCAAAAGCTTCCGCTGA
- the LOC112181708 gene encoding stemmadenine O-acetyltransferase: protein MEITIISRYTAKPSSSSLQHLKPHKLSLFDQLTPATYAPIVLFYPNSSLTTNLSQTLVHLKTSLCETLTLYYPFSGRIKNNLYIYDFDAGVPYLEARVNCRLPEFLKLQETQLLNDLLPFLPFRKETDHSDLLPLLACQINVFACGGLAISASVSHKIFDGDTGNAFLKTWASIFRGARDDIVHPDLSQASLFFPPRDPLPQNYLDLMDSLWFKGSNYVSKRFVFDAKSIATLRARSTSENVPKPTRVEILTSFIWKHAMAASRALSSGTSPKTSIVVHAVNMRPRMNSQMRSDTVMIGNLFWWAVAAADASEADAHDLRDLVNIIKESIKGFDSEYLESLQGEDGGFGTISEFCNQLEAMLSSETPDIYAFTSWASVLKQVDFGWGRPFWIGAMGKVGPAFRNLTVFVDRQWDTGIEAWVNLEENQMALLEKDPHFLAFASPNPGISSM, encoded by the exons ATGGAGATCACTATTATCTCCAGATATACTGCgaaaccatcttcttcttcacttcagcATCTAAAACCTCACAAACTTTCCCTCTTCGACCAGCTCACTCCCGCAACTTACGCCCCAATTGTCTTGTTCTACCCCAACTCATCATTAACTACCAATCTTTCCCAAACCTTAGTCCACTTGAAGACCTCTCTATGCGAGACCCTCACTCTCTACTACCCATTTTCCGGCCGCATCAAGAACAACCTCTACATTTATGATTTCGACGCTGGTGTTCCATACCTCGAAGCTCGAGTCAATTGTCGCCTGCCTGAGTTTCTTAAGCTTCAAGAAACCCAGCTGCTAAACGACCTCCTTCCATTTCTTCCATTCCGGAAGGAAACGGATCACTCAGATCTGCTTCCCTTGCTTGCTTGTCAAATCAATGTTTTCGCTTGCGGTGGATTGGCAATCTCTGCCTCCGTGTCTCACAAGATTTTCGATGGGGATACGGGAAACGCTTTTCTCAAAACTTGGGCTTCCATTTTTCGCGGGGCTCGCGACGACATCGTACACCCTGATCTCTCCCAAGCCTCCCTGTTCTTCCCACCAAGAGATCCATTGCCTCAGAACTATCTGGATTTAATGGACAGCTTGTGGTTTAAGGGAAGCAATTATGTTTCAAAGAGATTTGTGTTTGATGCCAAATCCATAGCCACACTGCGAGCAAGATCGACGAGCGAAAACGTTCCCAAGCCCACACGTGTGGAGATACTAACTAGTTTTATCTGGAAACATGCAATGGCTGCTTCTAGGGCACTGTCATccg GTACTTCACCAAAGACATCCATAGTCGTTCATGCAGTGAACATGAGACCGCGAATGAATTCACAAATGCGATCGGATACTGTCATGATCGGAAATCTTTTTTGGTGGGCCGTAGCTGCCGCTGACGCTTCTGAGGCAGACGCTCATGACTTGCGTGACTTAGTGAACATAATTAAGGAATCAATCAAGGGATTCGATAGTGAGTATTTGGAGAGTTTGCAAGGTGAAGATGGTGGATTCGGAACCATTTCTGAGTTTTGTAATCAGCTTGAGGCTATGCTTTCCTCAGAAACACCGGATATCTATGCATTCACAAGCTGGGCTAGCGTTTTAAAACAGGTTGATTTTGGTTGGGGGAGGCCATTTTGGATCGGAGCCATGGGGAAAGTTGGTCCTGCATTTAGAAATCTCACTGTGTTCGTCGACAGACAATGGGATACGGGCATTGAAGCATGGGTGAACTTGGAGGAAAACCAGATGGCTCTGTTAGAGAAAGACCCCCATTTTTTAGCATTTGCTTCTCCAAATCCTGGAATATCAAGCATGTAA
- the LOC112169753 gene encoding stemmadenine O-acetyltransferase, with protein MEITIISRYTAKPSSSSLQHLKPHKLSLFDQLTPATYAPFVLFYPNSSLTTNLSQTLVHLKTSLCETLTLYYPFSGRTKNNLYIYDFDAGVPYLEARVNCRLLEFLKFQETQLLNDLLPVLPFRKETDHSDLLPLLACQINVFACGGLAISVSVSHKIFDGDTGDAFLKTWASIFRGARDDIVHPNLSQASLFFPPRDPLPQNYLDLMDSLWFKGSNYVSKRFVFDAKSIATLRARSTSENVPKPTRVEILTSFIWKHAMAASRALSSGTSPKTSIVVHAVNMRQRMNSQMRPDTVMIGNLFWWAVAAADASEADAHDLRDLVNIIKESIKGFDSEYLESLQGEDGGFGTISEFCNQLEAMLSSETPDIYAFTSWASFFKQVDFGWGRPFWIGAMGKVGPAFRNLTVFVDRQWDRGIEAWVNLEENQMALLEKDPHFLAFASPNPGISSM; from the exons ATGGAGATCACTATTATCTCCAGATATACTGCgaaaccatcttcttcttcacttcagcATCTAAAACCTCACAAACTTTCCCTCTTCGACCAGCTCACTCCAGCGACTTACGCCCCATTTGTCTTGTTCTACCCCAACTCATCATTAACTACCAATCTTTCCCAGACCTTAGTCCACTTGAAGACTTCTCTATGCGAGACCCTCACTCTCTACTACCCATTTTCCGGCCGCACCAAGAACAACCTCTACATTTATGATTTCGACGCGGGTGTCCCATACCTCGAAGCCCGAGTCAATTGTCGCCTGCTTGAGTTTCTTAAGTTTCAAGAAACCCAGCTGCTAAACGACCTCCTTCCAGTTCTTCCATTCCGGAAGGAAACGGATCACTCAGATCTGCTTCCCTTGCTTGCTTGTCAAATCAATGTTTTCGCTTGCGGTGGATTGGCAATCTCTGTCTCCGTGTCTCACAAGATTTTCGATGGGGATACGGGAGACGCTTTTCTCAAAACTTGGGCTTCTATTTTTCGCGGGGCTCGCGACGACATCGTACACCCTAATCTCTCCCAAGCCTCCCTGTTCTTCCCACCAAGAGATCCATTGCCTCAGAACTATCTGGATTTAATGGACAGCTTGTGGTTTAAGGGAAGCAATTATGTTTCAAAGAGATTTGTGTTTGATGCCAAATCCATAGCCACACTGCGAGCAAGATCGACGAGCGAAAACGTTCCCAAGCCCACACGTGTGGAGATACTAACTAGTTTTATCTGGAAACATGCAATGGCTGCTTCTAGGGCACTGTCAtctg GTACTTCACCAAAGACATCCATAGTCGTTCATGCAGTGAACATGAGACAGCGAATGAATTCACAAATGCGACCGGATACTGTCATGATCGGAAATCTTTTTTGGTGGGCCGTAGCTGCCGCCGACGCTTCTGAGGCAGACGCTCATGACTTGCGTGACTTAGTGAACATAATTAAGGAATCAATCAAGGGATTCGATAGTGAGTATTTGGAGAGTTTGCAAGGTGAAGATGGTGGATTCGGAACCATTTCTGAGTTTTGTAATCAGCTTGAGGCTATGCTTTCCTCAGAAACACCGGATATCTATGCATTCACAAGCTGGGCTAGCTTTTTTAAACAGGTTGATTTTGGTTGGGGGAGGCCATTTTGGATCGGAGCCATGGGGAAAGTTGGTCCTGCATTTAGAAATCTCAC